The following proteins come from a genomic window of Edaphobacter sp. 4G125:
- a CDS encoding alpha/beta fold hydrolase encodes MKIVLRVLLVVLIIVAIAGLTFYFNPLWVGDQITSFQLWRAGVKSEYVEAGGYRLHYFEAKPTHGDGAPLLLIHGLGARGEDWRAMIPAMAARGFHVYVPDLPGYGRSSKPKDADYSISMEERAVVAFAQAIHLPHAFVGGWSMGGWVAMKMTLDHPEMVNRLVVYDSAGIYFPADFGSELFVPTNAPAIARLMKMLSPHPKPIPEFVERAVLRKIAHNSWVVVRSVSAMANGRDLLDFRLENIHQPTLVVWGSADELIPLEVGKRIHESIPNSSLSLIKGCGHLAPLECWQPVAEATDEFLRAQPPMQRVEKTFFTSGN; translated from the coding sequence ATGAAGATTGTGCTGCGGGTCTTGCTGGTTGTGTTGATCATCGTCGCGATTGCGGGCTTGACGTTCTATTTCAACCCTCTGTGGGTTGGCGATCAGATAACCAGTTTTCAGCTATGGCGTGCGGGCGTGAAGAGCGAATATGTTGAGGCAGGCGGCTATCGACTGCACTACTTTGAGGCGAAGCCGACGCATGGGGACGGCGCTCCTCTGCTGCTGATTCATGGGCTTGGCGCTCGCGGCGAAGACTGGCGAGCGATGATTCCTGCGATGGCGGCGAGAGGATTCCATGTGTATGTTCCAGATCTTCCCGGGTACGGACGTTCTTCCAAGCCGAAAGATGCGGATTACTCGATCTCAATGGAAGAGAGAGCCGTCGTCGCGTTCGCGCAGGCGATTCATCTGCCGCATGCCTTTGTCGGCGGATGGTCGATGGGTGGATGGGTGGCAATGAAGATGACGCTGGACCATCCAGAGATGGTGAATCGGCTGGTGGTTTATGACAGCGCAGGGATTTATTTCCCGGCAGACTTCGGTTCGGAACTTTTTGTACCAACGAATGCTCCGGCAATCGCAAGATTAATGAAGATGCTTTCACCGCATCCAAAACCGATACCGGAGTTTGTAGAGCGTGCGGTGTTGCGGAAGATTGCGCATAACAGTTGGGTGGTGGTTCGCAGCGTATCTGCGATGGCGAATGGGCGCGATCTGCTGGATTTCCGGCTAGAAAATATCCATCAGCCGACGCTGGTGGTGTGGGGATCTGCGGACGAGCTGATTCCGCTCGAGGTAGGGAAGCGAATTCATGAGTCGATTCCCAACTCGTCGCTCAGCCTTATTAAAGGATGCGGTCACCTGGCTCCACTGGAGTGCTGGCAACCAGTGGCAGAGGCGACGGACGAGTTTCTGCGGGCGCAGCCGCCGATGCAGAGAGTGGAAAAAACCTTCTTTACATCAGGAAACTAA
- a CDS encoding UbiX family flavin prenyltransferase: MPESHTSTHNITLAVTGASGSIYAAEILRALANDNRVSHIHFVVSESSLRVFAEELSLSGRNNLAEKLIGTPCPKLHQHAESDIGASIASGSYPTSAMIVLPCSMGTLASIANGLASNLIHRAADVCLKERRPLILCVRETPFNRIHLRNMQFAAEAGATIFPTIPTFYNHPQDIAEMARNFVHRVLAHIGLPQEGAYQWHPDED; encoded by the coding sequence GTGCCTGAATCCCATACATCAACGCACAACATCACGCTCGCTGTCACAGGAGCCAGCGGCTCAATTTATGCCGCCGAGATACTCCGCGCCCTCGCCAACGACAATCGAGTCTCCCACATCCATTTCGTTGTCTCTGAAAGCTCCCTTCGCGTCTTTGCCGAAGAACTCTCCTTGAGTGGACGCAATAATCTTGCTGAAAAACTCATCGGCACCCCCTGCCCAAAGCTCCACCAACACGCTGAATCCGATATCGGCGCCAGCATTGCCAGTGGCAGTTACCCCACCAGTGCCATGATCGTGCTTCCCTGCTCCATGGGAACCCTTGCTTCGATCGCCAACGGTCTGGCGTCAAACCTTATCCATCGCGCTGCAGATGTCTGCCTGAAAGAACGGCGCCCGCTCATTCTCTGTGTGCGCGAGACGCCCTTCAACCGCATTCATCTTCGCAATATGCAGTTTGCGGCCGAAGCAGGAGCAACCATCTTCCCTACCATCCCCACCTTCTACAACCATCCGCAAGACATCGCCGAGATGGCCCGCAACTTCGTCCATCGCGTCCTTGCGCACATTGGTCTACCTCAAGAGGGCGCTTATCAGTGGCACCCGGATGAAGATTAG
- a CDS encoding YkgJ family cysteine cluster protein, whose translation MNLSVEFVQIVDAALVSSTQRSGPHLVCRPGCTQCCHGVFPISHQDAARLREGLDALEQLDPQRAAQIRTRTVESLARISPLFPGDHATGILYEDYEDSMLFTDESDNSIGDTEPCPALDPTTGTCDLYEHRPIVCRTFGPPMRTPEGNLATCELCFIHASTEEIAAAELDPTIPSLEADSNAAYNAAHNLHGETLVAYALRSA comes from the coding sequence ATGAATCTTTCGGTTGAATTTGTCCAGATCGTCGACGCTGCCCTCGTCTCTTCCACTCAACGCAGCGGCCCGCACCTCGTCTGCCGTCCTGGCTGCACACAATGCTGCCATGGGGTCTTCCCTATCTCCCATCAGGACGCTGCTCGCTTGCGCGAAGGCCTCGATGCACTCGAACAACTGGATCCACAACGAGCAGCACAAATTCGCACTCGCACTGTCGAATCTCTCGCTCGCATCTCCCCACTCTTCCCTGGCGATCATGCTACCGGTATCCTCTACGAGGATTACGAAGACTCCATGCTCTTCACCGACGAATCCGACAACAGTATCGGCGACACCGAACCCTGCCCTGCGCTCGATCCCACGACTGGCACTTGCGACCTCTACGAACACCGGCCTATCGTCTGCCGCACCTTTGGCCCACCCATGCGTACTCCTGAAGGGAACCTCGCAACCTGCGAGCTCTGCTTCATTCACGCCTCCACTGAAGAGATCGCCGCTGCAGAGCTTGACCCTACAATTCCCTCACTCGAAGCCGACAGCAACGCGGCTTACAATGCCGCACACAACCTCCACGGCGAGACCCTCGTCGCTTACGCTCTTCGCTCTGCATAA
- the purB gene encoding adenylosuccinate lyase produces MIPRYTRPVIGRIWSDENKYRCWLKVEVAASQALARFGLVPQEAADAIRDRGDFTVDRINAIEAEVRHDVIAFTTTVAEHIANPEHSRWLHYGLTSTDVVDTAQALQIREASAIIREGIVALSEVLKRRALEFKNTPIIGRTHGIHAEPSTFGLKLLLWYSEMQRNLKRFDAAAEDLRVGKLSGAVGTFGHLKPKHEEAICAELGLTPADIATQVLQRDRHAAYISTLAVLASTLDKIATEIRHLQRTEVREAEEFFSEKQKGSSAMPHKRNPITSEQISGLARVMRSNAQTALENVALWHERDISHSSAERVIFPDSTILADYLLAKTTNLIEKLLVYPARMLKNLESTGGLVFSGQLLLDLAESGMSREDAYRLVQGHAMNSWKNDLVFRDEIAKVPEITARLSPEKLAHAFDYNRQLANVDAIFERVLKTPA; encoded by the coding sequence TTGATCCCCCGCTATACACGCCCTGTCATCGGTCGCATCTGGTCTGACGAAAACAAATACCGCTGCTGGCTCAAGGTGGAAGTAGCTGCCTCGCAAGCTCTTGCGCGCTTTGGCCTCGTCCCGCAAGAAGCTGCCGATGCTATTCGTGATCGTGGAGATTTCACCGTTGACCGCATCAACGCCATTGAGGCCGAGGTCCGCCACGACGTCATCGCTTTTACCACCACGGTCGCTGAGCACATTGCGAACCCGGAGCATTCTCGCTGGCTGCACTACGGCCTCACCTCGACCGATGTCGTCGACACCGCGCAGGCCCTTCAGATTCGCGAAGCCTCTGCCATTATTCGTGAAGGAATCGTCGCTCTCTCCGAGGTTCTCAAGCGTCGCGCCCTCGAGTTCAAGAACACTCCCATTATCGGCCGTACCCATGGAATCCACGCCGAGCCTTCCACCTTCGGGCTCAAGTTGCTGCTCTGGTACTCCGAGATGCAGCGTAATCTCAAGCGCTTCGATGCTGCCGCCGAAGATCTCCGCGTCGGCAAACTCTCTGGAGCCGTAGGTACCTTTGGGCATCTCAAGCCGAAGCATGAAGAAGCTATCTGCGCGGAGCTCGGCCTTACGCCCGCCGACATCGCCACGCAGGTGCTCCAGCGCGATCGCCACGCCGCCTACATCTCGACACTTGCCGTGTTGGCCAGCACTCTCGACAAGATCGCAACCGAGATTCGTCATCTGCAACGCACCGAAGTTCGAGAGGCCGAAGAGTTCTTCTCCGAGAAGCAGAAGGGTTCCAGCGCTATGCCGCACAAGCGTAACCCCATCACCAGTGAGCAGATCTCCGGACTCGCCCGCGTCATGCGCTCCAACGCCCAGACTGCGCTTGAAAACGTCGCTCTCTGGCACGAACGCGATATCTCGCACTCCTCTGCCGAACGGGTCATCTTCCCCGACTCCACCATTCTGGCGGACTATCTCCTCGCAAAGACAACGAACCTCATCGAGAAGTTGCTCGTCTATCCTGCCCGTATGCTGAAGAATCTGGAATCCACCGGTGGACTCGTCTTCTCTGGGCAACTTCTGCTCGACCTTGCAGAGTCTGGCATGAGCCGCGAAGACGCCTACCGCCTCGTCCAGGGCCATGCGATGAACTCCTGGAAGAATGACCTCGTCTTCCGCGATGAGATTGCCAAGGTTCCCGAGATTACAGCGCGACTCAGCCCCGAAAAGCTGGCCCACGCGTTTGACTACAACCGTCAATTGGCCAATGTGGATGCAATTTTCGAACGCGTGCTTAAAACGCCCGCATAA
- a CDS encoding MarR family winged helix-turn-helix transcriptional regulator yields MTLAKKQRATGQSERLGDLAEFRYRLRRFLSFSEVAAEEADISAQQYQLMQAVAMVPEGQGCSISYLAERMVLRHNSAVELVDRAERSGLVRRVADENDHRRSLVELTERGSKTLATLVDAHLLKIEAEGPEMVRALQRLIGGRNTAKKSGAR; encoded by the coding sequence ATGACCCTGGCGAAAAAACAGCGAGCTACAGGACAGTCGGAGCGGCTAGGCGACCTGGCGGAGTTTCGATACCGTTTGCGGCGATTTCTGAGCTTCAGCGAGGTGGCCGCGGAAGAGGCGGATATTTCGGCGCAGCAGTATCAATTGATGCAGGCCGTTGCAATGGTGCCTGAAGGGCAGGGGTGTTCGATTTCGTATCTGGCAGAGCGAATGGTGTTGCGCCATAACAGCGCTGTGGAATTGGTCGATCGCGCGGAGCGATCGGGACTGGTAAGGAGAGTTGCGGATGAGAACGATCACCGCCGCTCGCTGGTGGAGCTTACGGAGCGCGGAAGCAAGACCCTGGCAACACTGGTCGATGCCCATCTGCTGAAGATCGAGGCCGAAGGCCCGGAGATGGTTCGGGCATTGCAGCGGTTGATCGGCGGCCGCAATACGGCAAAGAAGAGTGGAGCACGATGA
- a CDS encoding chloride channel protein: MSAAISRLRDYSVDARVLYVSALAMVLGAISGVLAWVLIELINLAINLFYYHRFSFVGVEPANHHLGWWAVFVPVLGGLIVGLIARYGSPKVRGHGMPEAIEVVVFNGGRVQPRVAILKPVATAISIGSGGPFGAEGPVIMTGGAVGSLLGQLLPMSDAERTALMVSGAAAGMAAAFNCPMSAILLAVELLLFEWRPRSLVPVAIACVTAGAIRHMLLGAEPIFRMPPTTVVMHHAAMIGALLMGVLAALLATGLSRAIHFFETSFERLPIHWMWWPALGGIVIGLGGLIFPPALGVGYGVIRQLLNDQVTWHLLVGILLVKSTIWVVSLGSETAGGIFAPLLMIGGAMGVIVGHWLNPISQGAWAAIAMTAVVSAALGAPLTSAMFAVELTHNGGLMLPVLLACVTSYALSVLLQPRSMLTEGLSRKGLHLSREYGVDPLETVMVREVMHTSVFALPANATRQDAMDWLEKMDQRGSEAWSHWQRIFPLVGEDGKLAAILTRGQMITAASGGEPTDPLIADGVTSPAIVDPWETLRVAAEKMAELNLKSFPVVDHERTLLGILNIDDLLIARSKASLRDREKHRVLRLRWPFRRNQESQSPIDHLIDRVFESTQLQSFDPENKVVETENPREK; this comes from the coding sequence ATGAGCGCTGCGATAAGCCGGCTTCGGGACTATTCGGTCGATGCCCGAGTGCTGTATGTGAGCGCCTTGGCTATGGTGCTGGGTGCTATAAGTGGGGTGCTTGCCTGGGTCTTGATTGAATTGATCAATCTGGCGATCAACCTCTTCTACTATCACCGGTTTTCTTTTGTAGGAGTTGAACCGGCAAATCATCACCTTGGTTGGTGGGCGGTCTTCGTTCCAGTCCTTGGCGGATTGATTGTGGGGCTCATTGCGCGGTATGGATCGCCGAAGGTGAGAGGGCATGGTATGCCGGAGGCGATCGAGGTTGTTGTCTTCAATGGGGGACGTGTACAGCCACGGGTTGCGATCTTGAAGCCAGTGGCGACTGCGATCTCGATTGGATCAGGTGGGCCGTTTGGAGCGGAAGGCCCAGTGATTATGACAGGCGGAGCAGTGGGGTCGCTGCTGGGGCAACTGCTTCCGATGTCAGATGCGGAGCGCACGGCGCTTATGGTTTCTGGTGCTGCTGCCGGAATGGCGGCTGCCTTTAACTGTCCGATGTCTGCCATTCTGCTTGCGGTTGAACTGCTCCTATTTGAATGGAGACCACGCAGCCTGGTTCCTGTTGCTATTGCTTGTGTGACGGCAGGAGCAATTCGCCACATGCTGTTAGGCGCAGAGCCGATCTTTCGCATGCCGCCGACGACCGTTGTGATGCACCATGCGGCGATGATCGGTGCGCTCCTGATGGGTGTACTGGCTGCTTTATTGGCTACAGGATTAAGTCGCGCAATTCATTTTTTTGAGACCAGCTTTGAACGATTGCCGATTCACTGGATGTGGTGGCCAGCATTGGGCGGCATTGTGATTGGACTTGGCGGATTGATCTTTCCGCCAGCATTGGGTGTGGGATATGGCGTGATCCGGCAGTTGCTGAACGACCAGGTGACATGGCACCTGCTGGTGGGCATTCTGCTGGTGAAATCGACGATCTGGGTCGTCTCCCTTGGATCGGAAACGGCAGGCGGTATCTTTGCGCCACTGTTGATGATCGGCGGCGCAATGGGAGTCATTGTAGGGCATTGGCTGAACCCGATCTCGCAGGGAGCATGGGCTGCCATCGCCATGACCGCCGTTGTTTCCGCTGCTCTCGGAGCTCCGCTGACATCTGCAATGTTTGCGGTGGAACTAACACACAACGGCGGCTTGATGCTTCCGGTATTGCTGGCCTGCGTAACGTCGTATGCACTCAGCGTGTTGTTGCAGCCTCGTTCGATGTTGACGGAAGGACTGAGCCGCAAGGGGCTGCATCTCTCGCGCGAGTATGGGGTGGATCCATTAGAGACGGTGATGGTGCGCGAGGTGATGCATACGAGCGTCTTTGCTTTGCCTGCGAATGCGACGCGACAGGACGCCATGGATTGGTTGGAGAAGATGGACCAGCGCGGAAGCGAGGCATGGTCGCACTGGCAGAGAATCTTTCCCTTAGTCGGAGAGGACGGAAAGCTGGCTGCGATTCTGACGCGAGGCCAGATGATTACAGCGGCAAGTGGGGGAGAACCGACAGACCCACTGATTGCTGATGGTGTGACTTCTCCTGCAATAGTCGATCCGTGGGAGACGCTTCGAGTAGCCGCAGAGAAGATGGCTGAATTGAATCTGAAGTCCTTTCCGGTGGTCGATCATGAGAGAACTCTGCTAGGGATTTTGAATATCGATGATCTTCTGATCGCTCGAAGTAAGGCTTCGCTACGAGACAGGGAAAAGCATAGAGTCCTTCGCCTGCGCTGGCCCTTTCGGCGCAACCAGGAATCTCAATCTCCTATCGATCACCTGATTGATCGTGTATTCGAGAGCACGCAGCTTCAATCGTTCGATCCTGAGAACAAGGTAGTAGAGACGGAGAATCCACGGGAGAAATGA
- a CDS encoding glutaredoxin family protein: MELIVYTAAWCRDCREAKRFLNTHNISYKEIDIEATPGAADLVLANVGKRAIPQFVLDGKWIQPYRPGYGFLHDEMEELFGVKNS, from the coding sequence ATGGAGCTTATCGTCTACACTGCGGCATGGTGCCGCGACTGCCGCGAAGCGAAGCGCTTCTTGAACACTCACAACATCTCTTACAAGGAGATCGATATCGAAGCCACTCCTGGCGCGGCTGATCTTGTCTTAGCCAATGTAGGGAAAAGGGCCATCCCCCAGTTCGTCCTCGATGGCAAGTGGATTCAACCGTATCGACCTGGCTATGGATTTCTTCACGATGAGATGGAAGAACTCTTCGGCGTCAAAAACTCCTGA
- a CDS encoding glutaminase family protein: MKSTACSLLVMICLSAAGQQHRAPATPLVTNDPFFSLWSMGDKLTDVPVKHWTEVAQPILGLIRIDGKTFRWMGTTPHGYFGMPAIEAMEQRSVELTPLHTRYVFTANGLELAVTFFTPLFPKDLDVMSRPVTYLSWSVRSADGKQHQTDLMLDVNPLIAVDQPGQQVTWSRSHAKGLTLLNVGSRDQQTLHQSGDRVRIDWGYFHLAVPDAAAATVSMANRGIPSFVSSGNLPETDDSSMPVPAAGHPRAAHLSAKLPLGMVGTAKVERHVELAYTEGYAIEYLGRRLRPYWQRNGMTEAAMLESAEKEYPSLEERGVKFDEEVMKNMEKAGGAEYRYLTSLLFRQTIAAHKLVADIDGTPLFFSKENDSNGCIDTVDVTYPSSPFFLLFNPKLLEAQLEPVMRYASLPRWRFPFAPHDLGTYPLANGQVYGGGEENEADQMPVEESGNMILMVAALGRAEGNWDFAKRYMPQLTQWAEYLEKKGMDPENQLSTDDFAGHLAHNTNLSIKAIEALGAFVEIARGVGDTNLANRYEKIVRTLPEQWEKMAFDGDHYMLAFDQPGTWSQKYNLVWDDLLGLHLFPKKVMETEWKYYSTQLKPYGLPLDNRKTITKLDWQVWTASLASNSAQYDDLIHRLVVWADNTTSRVPTTDFYDTVSGKQIGFQARSVVGGVFIKALMQEQTLRGKSLSSH; the protein is encoded by the coding sequence ATGAAATCGACAGCTTGCTCCCTGTTGGTGATGATATGTCTTTCTGCAGCAGGACAGCAGCATCGCGCACCGGCAACGCCGCTGGTGACAAATGATCCATTCTTTAGTTTGTGGTCGATGGGCGATAAGCTGACCGATGTTCCTGTAAAACACTGGACGGAAGTCGCGCAGCCGATTCTCGGCCTGATTCGAATTGATGGAAAGACATTCCGCTGGATGGGCACAACGCCGCATGGATATTTCGGCATGCCAGCGATTGAAGCGATGGAGCAGCGATCCGTAGAGCTGACTCCTCTGCATACGCGCTATGTCTTTACGGCAAATGGATTGGAACTTGCCGTGACATTCTTCACGCCTCTCTTTCCGAAGGACCTGGATGTAATGTCGCGCCCTGTAACGTATCTGAGCTGGAGTGTTCGATCAGCTGATGGAAAGCAGCACCAGACGGACCTGATGCTGGACGTCAATCCGCTGATCGCAGTGGATCAACCCGGCCAACAGGTGACATGGTCGCGGAGCCACGCGAAGGGGTTGACGCTGTTGAACGTGGGATCTCGCGATCAACAAACGTTGCATCAGTCCGGAGACCGGGTCCGTATCGATTGGGGATATTTCCATCTTGCAGTGCCTGATGCAGCCGCAGCGACGGTATCAATGGCAAATCGTGGCATTCCTTCATTTGTTTCTTCAGGGAATCTTCCGGAGACGGATGATTCTTCCATGCCGGTTCCTGCAGCCGGGCATCCACGCGCAGCGCATCTCTCTGCAAAGCTGCCATTGGGCATGGTTGGAACTGCGAAGGTAGAGCGCCATGTGGAACTGGCCTATACGGAGGGATATGCCATCGAGTATCTCGGCCGTCGACTTCGCCCCTATTGGCAGCGCAATGGTATGACCGAAGCTGCGATGCTCGAATCTGCAGAAAAAGAATATCCGTCGCTTGAAGAGCGCGGCGTGAAGTTCGATGAAGAAGTGATGAAGAACATGGAGAAGGCGGGAGGAGCAGAGTACCGATACCTGACTTCATTGCTCTTCCGTCAGACCATTGCGGCGCACAAGCTGGTGGCGGATATTGATGGGACGCCGTTGTTCTTCTCCAAAGAAAATGACAGCAACGGATGCATCGATACGGTCGATGTAACGTATCCTTCTTCCCCATTCTTTCTGCTCTTCAATCCAAAGCTGCTGGAGGCGCAGCTTGAACCCGTGATGCGTTATGCGTCGCTTCCGCGATGGAGGTTTCCGTTTGCACCCCACGATCTCGGAACGTATCCGCTGGCGAATGGTCAGGTGTATGGAGGCGGCGAGGAGAATGAAGCGGACCAGATGCCGGTGGAAGAGAGCGGCAACATGATTCTGATGGTGGCGGCGCTAGGCCGAGCAGAAGGGAACTGGGACTTCGCGAAGCGCTATATGCCGCAGCTTACGCAATGGGCAGAGTATCTCGAGAAAAAGGGAATGGATCCCGAGAATCAGTTGAGCACGGATGATTTTGCCGGACATCTGGCACACAATACGAATCTTTCAATTAAGGCGATCGAAGCACTAGGAGCCTTTGTCGAGATTGCTCGCGGAGTCGGCGACACAAATCTGGCGAACCGTTATGAGAAGATTGTGCGCACGCTTCCTGAGCAGTGGGAGAAGATGGCGTTCGATGGCGATCATTACATGCTTGCCTTCGATCAGCCGGGCACGTGGAGTCAAAAGTACAACCTGGTATGGGATGATCTGCTGGGCCTTCACCTGTTTCCAAAGAAGGTTATGGAAACAGAATGGAAGTACTACAGCACACAGCTAAAGCCTTATGGGTTACCTCTGGACAATCGCAAGACGATTACGAAGTTGGATTGGCAGGTGTGGACGGCAAGCCTTGCGAGCAATTCAGCGCAGTACGACGATCTGATCCATCGACTGGTGGTATGGGCTGATAACACCACCTCGCGGGTTCCGACGACAGACTTCTACGATACGGTGAGTGGAAAGCAGATAGGCTTTCAGGCGCGATCCGTGGTCGGCGGTGTCTTTATCAAGGCATTGATGCAGGAGCAGACGCTGCGTGGGAAATCCCTGTCCTCTCATTAG
- a CDS encoding Gfo/Idh/MocA family protein, which produces MGFSRREFIALSAAGAAEVLTTRNAAAEVAGSLQSMVGVPYERKDPRIGIIGVGGRGTSLLKNLLAADGRVLAICDIAEDHAKNAQQLVEKAGGKSPELYTDGDFAFEKLVARNDLDLVMIATPWIWHARMAVAAMEHGKHVWFEVPGVRTLEECWQIVHTSEKTRRHCTMLENCCYGYNETLVLKLVQDGRFGELLWGEGAYLHDLREELFSNKGEGLWRRKEHTLRNGNLYPTHGLGPVANYMGIARGDNFEYLVSMSSPEAGFSAYRKEHVPAGDPKWKEVYKEGDFNISLIKTAKGRTITVKHDTSNPIPYSRINAIAGSKGVFEDYPPRIYFDGQEGGEKYTSLDDFKQYQSPLWEKMGEIGKKLGGHGGMDFLMLYSLLSCFREGVPPDMDVYDAALWASVVPLSIASVAQGSAPQKVPDFLRGRWKGRAETTLGSLKTTAS; this is translated from the coding sequence ATGGGATTTTCCAGAAGAGAGTTTATTGCCCTCAGTGCTGCAGGAGCAGCTGAAGTCCTCACCACACGCAATGCAGCTGCCGAAGTTGCAGGGTCCTTGCAGTCGATGGTTGGCGTTCCATACGAACGCAAGGACCCGCGCATCGGCATCATCGGTGTAGGGGGCCGCGGTACATCTTTGCTCAAGAATCTCCTTGCCGCGGACGGAAGAGTGCTTGCGATCTGCGATATCGCAGAAGATCACGCAAAGAATGCTCAACAGCTCGTAGAAAAAGCCGGCGGCAAATCACCTGAGCTTTATACCGATGGCGACTTCGCATTCGAAAAGCTGGTGGCACGGAACGATCTCGATCTCGTGATGATTGCCACGCCGTGGATATGGCATGCGCGCATGGCCGTTGCAGCGATGGAACACGGAAAACACGTATGGTTCGAGGTCCCCGGAGTTCGCACGCTCGAAGAATGCTGGCAGATCGTGCACACCTCGGAAAAGACGCGCCGTCACTGCACCATGCTCGAAAACTGCTGCTACGGATACAATGAAACGCTCGTCCTGAAACTTGTGCAGGATGGCCGTTTCGGCGAGCTTCTCTGGGGAGAAGGAGCATATCTCCACGATCTTCGCGAAGAGCTCTTCTCCAACAAGGGCGAAGGATTGTGGCGTCGAAAAGAACATACGCTTCGGAACGGAAACCTCTATCCGACCCATGGTCTCGGCCCGGTTGCGAATTACATGGGCATCGCTCGCGGCGACAACTTCGAATATCTCGTCTCCATGAGCTCTCCGGAAGCAGGATTCAGTGCATATCGTAAAGAGCATGTTCCGGCCGGCGATCCCAAGTGGAAAGAAGTCTACAAAGAAGGCGACTTCAATATCTCGTTGATCAAAACGGCGAAGGGCCGCACCATCACGGTCAAACACGACACCTCTAATCCCATTCCCTACAGCCGGATCAATGCAATTGCCGGCAGCAAAGGGGTCTTCGAAGACTATCCCCCGCGCATCTACTTCGACGGCCAGGAAGGCGGAGAGAAATATACCTCGCTCGACGACTTCAAGCAGTATCAAAGCCCTCTCTGGGAGAAGATGGGGGAGATCGGGAAAAAACTGGGAGGCCACGGCGGCATGGACTTCCTCATGCTTTACAGCCTGCTTAGCTGCTTCCGTGAAGGAGTTCCACCCGACATGGATGTCTACGATGCCGCCCTGTGGGCCAGTGTCGTTCCGTTGAGCATTGCCTCCGTAGCCCAGGGAAGCGCACCGCAGAAGGTTCCTGATTTTCTTCGTGGACGCTGGAAGGGCCGTGCTGAAACCACCCTTGGATCACTCAAGACAACGGCTTCGTAG
- the ribA gene encoding GTP cyclohydrolase II: MPFTAVNKVADADFPTRWGHFRILGFEGIIDNPEPCNDTLPASTRRVEGAVALVMGDIHSAPPIVRIHSQCLTGDVFHSLRCDCRQQLELALATITEAGSGILLYEQQEGRGIGLMAKLRAYELQDQGLDTIEANIELGYKADCREFELPAEVLKQLGVHAVRLITNNPAKVEALEQAGIKVVERISAEVPAEPTNLRYLQTKRDKMGHLVG, translated from the coding sequence ATGCCTTTTACTGCCGTTAATAAAGTTGCCGATGCAGATTTCCCAACTCGTTGGGGACACTTCCGTATTCTTGGCTTCGAAGGCATTATTGACAATCCTGAGCCCTGCAACGATACGTTGCCCGCTTCGACTCGGCGTGTCGAAGGAGCCGTCGCCCTCGTCATGGGCGACATTCACTCCGCTCCTCCTATTGTCCGGATTCACTCCCAGTGCCTCACCGGTGATGTCTTTCACTCGCTGCGCTGTGACTGCCGCCAACAGCTTGAGCTTGCTCTTGCGACGATCACCGAGGCAGGCTCCGGCATTCTTCTCTACGAGCAACAAGAGGGCCGCGGCATCGGATTGATGGCAAAACTCCGTGCCTATGAGCTGCAAGACCAGGGCCTGGATACGATCGAGGCAAACATCGAACTGGGCTACAAGGCCGATTGCCGCGAGTTTGAGCTTCCAGCCGAGGTCCTTAAGCAGCTTGGCGTCCATGCCGTACGCCTCATCACCAATAATCCTGCCAAGGTCGAGGCGCTCGAGCAGGCTGGGATTAAAGTCGTGGAGCGTATCTCCGCCGAAGTTCCGGCTGAACCGACAAATCTGCGCTACCTTCAGACGAAGCGGGACAAGATGGGACATCTCGTCGGCTAA